One genomic region from Prunus persica cultivar Lovell chromosome G3, Prunus_persica_NCBIv2, whole genome shotgun sequence encodes:
- the LOC18782712 gene encoding shikimate O-hydroxycinnamoyltransferase has translation MSVNVRVRESVVVKPEEETPKRALWISDLDIVISATHLGSVYFYRRPNVQNNCVLDSEVLKCSLAKALVPFYPVAGRLKLNDEGRIEMDCNAEGVLFVVAETASVLDDFGDFAPTLEFRKLVPAVDYSAGMSSYPLLVVQVTYFKCGGVSLGVGLEHRVADGFSGLHFVNTWSDIARGLDLTIPPFIDRTLLRARDPPQPAFDHTEYQPDPPIKTGTKAVGDESATVSIFRLTREQLNILKAKSKEDGNTINYTTYEMLAGHIWKCASVARELPDDQETKLHIAVDGRSRLQPPLPPGFFGNVVFSSAPIAATGDLKSEPTWYAASRIHDAVVRMDNDYLRSALDYLELQPDLLPHVRGAHTFRCPRLAITNWSRLPIYDADFGWGRPTFMGPGGIGYEGLAFVLPSATNDGSLSVVISLQSQRMKSFSKLLYEI, from the exons ATGTCAGTCAACGTGAGAGTGAGGGAGTCAGTGGTGGTGAAGCCAGAGGAGGAAACGCCAAAACGGGCGCTGTGGATATCGGACTTGGATATCGTGATTTCGGCAACTCACCTTGGAAGTGTTTACTTCTACAGGAGGCCAAACGTTCAAAACAACTGTGTCTTGGATTCGGAGGTGCTCAAGTGCTCCCTTGCCAAGGCCCTCGTGCCCTTCTACCCGGTGGCCGGCCGCCTGAAGCTGAACGATGAGGGACGTATCGAGATGGATTGCAATGCAGAGGGAGTGCTGTTTGTTGTGGCGGAGACTGCCTCGGTCCTCGATGATTTCGGGGACTTTGCGCCGACTCTTGAGTTCCGGAAGCTCGTTCCTGCTGTTGATTATTCCGCTGGGATGTCCTCTTATCCCCTCTTGGTGGTACAG GTCACATACTTCAAATGTGGTGGAGTGTCACTTGGTGTTGGCCTGGAACATCGTGTAGCAGATGGCTTTTCTGGTCTCCACTTTGTAAATACATGGTCTGATATCGCTCGAGGTCTTGACCTTACAATTCCACCATTCATCGACAGGACATTACTTCGTGCCCGAGACCCACCACAGCCTGCATTCGATCACACTGAATACCAACCTGATCCACCCATTAAAACCGGTACAAAAGCTGTAGGTGATGAGAGCGCAACGGTATCCATTTTTAGATTGACACGGGAGCAGCTCAACATCTTGAAAGCCAAGTCTAAGGAAGATGGGAACACAATCAACTATACCACATATGAGATGTTGGCAGGTCATATTTGGAAATGCGCATCCGTGGCACGTGAACTTCCTGATGATCAAGAGACCAAACTACATATTGCAGTTGATGGAAGGTCCAGACTGCAACCCCCCCTCCCTCCTGGTTTCTTTGGCAACGTGGTTTTTTCAAGCGCACCAATTGCTGCAACAGGGGATCTCAAATCAGAACCAACATGGTATGCTGCAAGCCGTATTCATGATGCTGTTGTGCGTATGGACAACGATTATCTTAGATCAGCGCTGGACTATCTTGAACTTCAGCCTGACCTGTTACCCCATGTTCGCGGAGCTCATACTTTTAGGTGCCCGAGACTTGCAATAACTAATTGGTCTAGGCTGCCGATCTATGATGCTGATTTCGGTTGGGGTCGACCTACTTTCATGGGGCCTGGTGGAATTGGATATGAGGGGTTGGCTTTTGTGTTACCAAGTGCAACAAATGATGGAAGTTTATCAGTGGTCATTTCTCTGCAATCTCAACGTATGAAATCATTCTCCAAGTTGTTGTATGAGATATAA